From Verrucomicrobiia bacterium, the proteins below share one genomic window:
- a CDS encoding type II toxin-antitoxin system mRNA interferase toxin, RelE/StbE family, with protein MKIRRHKSFEKDYLKLKPAQRERLKKAFVLFITDPMHPDLYNHPLSGKWTGYRSITFGGDWRTHYKVVDGEALFVACGTHSQLYK; from the coding sequence ATGAAAATACGCCGCCATAAGTCGTTTGAAAAAGACTACTTAAAGCTGAAGCCAGCCCAACGGGAACGCCTTAAAAAAGCCTTCGTACTTTTTATAACCGACCCAATGCATCCTGATTTATACAATCACCCACTGAGCGGCAAGTGGACAGGCTATCGCTCAATTACTTTTGGTGGCGACTGGCGAACGCACTACAAAGTGGTTGATGGCGAAGCTCTTTTTGTGGCGTGTGGAACGCATAGCCAACTATATAAGTAA
- a CDS encoding DUF1697 domain-containing protein, with the protein MIYVALLRGINVGGKNKVEMKRLKETFERIGTTDVVTYINSGNIIFKDTTHTPKQLVTLLEKAIAEDFGFAVKVLIRDKDNIKMVAKALSDKWVNDATMKCDVLFLWEDFDTKEVLDLLTIKPDIDDVKYVPGAVLWRVDRPNVTRSGLMKIFGTEVYAHVTIRNCNTARKLATLMNS; encoded by the coding sequence ATGATATACGTTGCCTTGCTGCGTGGCATAAATGTCGGCGGCAAAAACAAGGTAGAAATGAAGCGGCTCAAAGAGACCTTTGAGCGTATTGGTACAACGGACGTTGTTACCTATATCAACTCTGGCAATATTATCTTTAAAGACACCACACACACGCCCAAACAACTGGTGACGCTGCTAGAAAAAGCTATTGCCGAAGACTTTGGCTTTGCGGTCAAAGTACTCATTCGTGACAAAGATAACATCAAGATGGTGGCCAAGGCCCTGTCAGACAAGTGGGTCAACGACGCCACCATGAAATGCGACGTACTGTTTTTGTGGGAAGACTTTGATACAAAAGAAGTGCTAGACCTGCTGACCATCAAACCAGATATAGATGACGTCAAATACGTGCCAGGCGCCGTCCTGTGGCGCGTAGACCGGCCCAATGTAACCAGAAGTGGCCTGATGAAGATCTTTGGTACAGAGGTGTACGCTCACGTAACCATTCGCAACTGCAATACCGCCCGCAAGCTAGCAACTCTTATGAATTCGTAA
- a CDS encoding pyridoxamine 5'-phosphate oxidase family protein, whose translation MDKSLKERIAYVKQMLATGRHAAMATVNADGSPHNSPFYLITDDNLQHLYFGSHPQSMHVQNVLRTGQLFVVMYDLMRGGGLYIQADHGHQLEGDELVQALAAHNKRNQRNNKPIIDLSYYQEDANPQRMYGADITKMWVNWAQRDADGLIVRDYRHEVSAKELTGDHA comes from the coding sequence ATGGACAAGTCTCTGAAAGAACGTATTGCTTACGTCAAACAAATGCTCGCAACCGGACGACATGCAGCTATGGCTACGGTCAATGCTGATGGATCCCCACATAATTCACCCTTTTACCTCATCACAGACGACAATCTGCAACACCTGTATTTCGGATCGCACCCGCAGTCTATGCACGTCCAGAATGTCTTGCGAACTGGCCAGCTGTTTGTGGTCATGTACGACCTCATGCGGGGCGGTGGCTTATACATACAGGCCGATCATGGCCACCAGCTAGAGGGCGACGAACTCGTGCAAGCCTTGGCAGCTCATAACAAGCGAAACCAGCGAAACAACAAACCCATCATAGATCTCAGCTACTACCAAGAAGATGCCAATCCTCAGCGCATGTATGGTGCCGATATCACTAAAATGTGGGTTAACTGGGCACAGCGTGACGCAGATGGCTTGATCGTTCGCGACTATCGTCATGAAGTCTCCGCCAAAGAACTCACAGGAGATCATGCATGA
- a CDS encoding MarP family serine protease, with product MITLADVLILLILACGAFLGMRYGFIKQLAISLGMVLGLFAIAFVYGKLAFLSESSAIRTIILGILVLGIAFLCFDACLLLGTWIRKRIWAKSHPVSVLEQSGGAIVAVVATAVVIWLGTAIFAPSLPSMAERQIDNSKLLSAINKLASVPGIFKNTAHLLDPFSSPDVFVGDEPQFDTADNAVSQQFNDLDGAVQRAKNATVKVNAWGCGSTSLGSGFLVGKRLIATNAHVIAGANRMSIQDQTGTHVAQAVWFDPSLDLAILRTASDLSAAPLSLQTKAYPPGSVSALVGYPNGQLTSQDATIMQYLSASGFDIYGKTKTLRKVYAIRSSLGPGNSGGPLINSEGQVIGMVFGHSASQNKTGYVIVADQLTGGIAVASKQATQVATGSCTGS from the coding sequence ATGATAACTCTCGCCGATGTACTGATCTTGCTTATTCTGGCATGTGGGGCATTTTTGGGCATGCGTTATGGGTTTATAAAGCAACTGGCTATATCTCTTGGCATGGTGCTGGGACTTTTTGCAATTGCCTTTGTGTACGGAAAGCTAGCTTTTCTGAGTGAAAGCTCTGCAATACGAACTATCATATTGGGGATATTGGTTCTGGGCATAGCCTTCCTGTGTTTCGATGCCTGTCTGCTACTGGGCACCTGGATCCGAAAGCGCATATGGGCAAAGTCCCATCCCGTAAGCGTCCTAGAGCAATCTGGCGGCGCTATTGTGGCTGTTGTTGCCACTGCTGTAGTGATTTGGCTAGGCACGGCGATCTTTGCGCCCAGTCTGCCGTCGATGGCAGAGCGCCAGATTGATAACTCGAAACTGCTGAGTGCTATAAATAAGCTGGCAAGTGTGCCAGGTATCTTCAAAAACACTGCCCACCTGTTGGATCCCTTTAGCTCGCCGGATGTCTTTGTAGGGGACGAACCCCAGTTTGACACGGCCGACAACGCGGTCAGCCAGCAATTTAATGACCTAGACGGGGCTGTGCAGCGCGCAAAAAACGCTACGGTTAAAGTCAATGCGTGGGGCTGCGGCTCGACCAGCCTGGGCAGCGGCTTTTTGGTTGGCAAACGTCTGATAGCTACCAATGCTCACGTCATAGCGGGGGCCAATCGCATGTCTATCCAAGATCAGACTGGTACCCACGTAGCTCAAGCTGTCTGGTTTGACCCTAGCCTGGACTTGGCCATCCTACGGACAGCGTCAGATCTATCTGCAGCCCCGCTGAGCCTCCAGACAAAAGCTTACCCTCCGGGTAGTGTCTCGGCGTTGGTGGGTTACCCCAATGGCCAGCTAACCAGCCAGGACGCCACTATCATGCAGTATCTCAGCGCCAGTGGCTTTGATATCTATGGCAAGACAAAAACGCTGCGCAAGGTCTATGCCATCCGCTCAAGCCTAGGACCTGGCAACTCTGGCGGTCCGCTTATCAACAGCGAGGGGCAAGTTATTGGCATGGTGTTTGGCCATTCTGCCTCACAGAACAAGACCGGGTATGTTATTGTTGCCGACCAGCTTACGGGCGGCATTGCCGTAGCATCTAAGCAAGCCACTCAGGTTGCAACCGGAAGTTGTACCGGAAGCTAA
- a CDS encoding porin PorA family protein, which translates to MHKYSSVWGRLWPHKVLPIVGIVLMASSVALLWVDAVRQPYIPAGFSYSADVVGTDSYYDLVNQRFSGERYSQVQLSYVSAGEDKGVATIQNVLRAVTITGDPVAIISQQRNINRSSGKSLEQADPSKPEYLFAPRNLKKGQPFTFRHVTYDAPAVMHYTGQEELFGLTVYHYETQYETVGRLEQKNTATGTLPPGQGMEYEPRVQVWVEPVSGWLVKLNDDTTTYTYDKESGKRLQVFNHFVSQFTDESVKQHVDYAKSLKRQQVFARQTGPVLLIMAAFVVVLLVTLRHFRGARLPVYVPLGIVGVTVTSILAGWALQAHPLVTVLFADVSINPLSCICFGLAVSCMALLNWPSRNNTSLFLAGLLVIFASLQMLGKVNAVPFSLDLTLFRTEVEELSQTIPSRMTLFSAFAFLLLGLALARVALSRKATSVRFALFLGGVVTTMGATGLCIRLLQLDKVLGLSLVESISGFVSVLLIVCGFTFLQILQRINGLKPTIHTTLLLLIRPALATLPLILLLVVAQLQQNAVGQKLQARFDEQTLRLQTAMSSEAKIRSNALTGAVALFNASYAVEQNEWSSYVQALDIAKNYPDILGVGYAKAVPASQVAAFTAQTRQTYPDYTIFPTGSRPFYVPLLYTEPLTPTSRKAVGLDLFSETVRHEVIERARDSGVPSISGKIVAEGVINKDTNVGFVMAAPQYRSRPPTTTTEQRRQNFDGVVVAGFDMKAFMEKALQKESPSIDVQVYSGLGVNGDSQLYDRYLDVEMFALYQKPRLTKSTVIYVENHPWTIRYKALPAFRLGATEERAPMTILLGGTAIYFFLLITLYPQLAKHSRVLLDKRLKKRD; encoded by the coding sequence ATGCATAAATATTCAAGCGTGTGGGGAAGGCTGTGGCCCCATAAGGTATTGCCTATTGTGGGCATAGTCCTTATGGCAAGCTCGGTGGCTCTGTTATGGGTCGACGCTGTTCGACAGCCCTACATACCAGCTGGTTTCTCTTATAGTGCTGATGTTGTTGGCACGGACAGCTACTACGACCTAGTCAATCAGCGCTTTAGCGGCGAACGATACTCTCAGGTGCAACTCAGCTATGTATCAGCCGGCGAAGATAAAGGTGTTGCCACTATTCAGAATGTCTTACGTGCAGTTACTATTACCGGCGATCCAGTAGCAATCATAAGCCAGCAGCGAAACATAAACCGCTCGTCTGGGAAAAGTCTAGAGCAGGCAGACCCTTCCAAGCCAGAGTATTTGTTTGCGCCACGAAACCTCAAAAAGGGTCAGCCTTTCACCTTCCGGCACGTTACTTATGACGCTCCAGCTGTCATGCACTACACTGGCCAAGAGGAACTGTTCGGCCTGACCGTCTATCACTATGAGACGCAGTACGAAACAGTGGGTCGGCTAGAACAAAAAAATACCGCCACCGGGACCCTGCCACCTGGCCAGGGCATGGAGTACGAGCCCCGCGTACAGGTATGGGTAGAACCCGTCAGCGGCTGGTTGGTAAAGCTTAACGACGACACCACCACCTATACCTACGATAAAGAATCAGGCAAACGCCTCCAGGTGTTTAACCATTTTGTCAGCCAGTTTACCGACGAAAGCGTGAAACAACATGTAGACTATGCCAAATCGCTAAAACGCCAGCAAGTATTTGCTCGCCAGACCGGACCAGTACTGCTGATTATGGCAGCATTTGTCGTAGTACTACTGGTGACTTTGCGCCATTTCAGAGGTGCCCGACTGCCCGTCTATGTGCCCTTGGGCATCGTAGGGGTGACGGTAACCTCTATTTTGGCCGGGTGGGCGCTGCAAGCGCATCCATTGGTGACAGTCCTGTTTGCGGATGTTAGTATCAATCCACTGTCCTGCATTTGTTTTGGATTGGCGGTCAGCTGTATGGCGCTATTGAACTGGCCATCACGCAATAACACCTCTCTGTTCTTGGCAGGCTTGCTGGTTATTTTTGCCAGCCTGCAGATGCTTGGCAAGGTAAATGCCGTGCCTTTCAGCCTAGACTTGACGCTGTTTCGGACAGAAGTTGAAGAGCTCAGCCAGACTATCCCTAGCCGGATGACCCTATTCAGTGCCTTTGCCTTTTTGCTACTGGGTCTGGCCCTGGCCCGAGTGGCACTGAGCAGAAAGGCAACGTCTGTCAGGTTTGCCCTGTTCTTGGGCGGGGTTGTCACCACCATGGGAGCCACTGGTTTGTGCATACGCTTGTTGCAGCTGGATAAAGTTTTGGGGCTCAGCCTGGTTGAATCAATATCCGGATTTGTGTCTGTGTTGCTTATAGTCTGTGGATTTACCTTCTTGCAGATTCTGCAGCGTATAAACGGCCTCAAGCCCACTATCCATACCACATTGCTTCTGCTAATACGGCCAGCGCTGGCCACCCTGCCGTTGATTTTGCTACTAGTGGTTGCCCAGCTACAACAAAATGCCGTGGGACAAAAATTGCAGGCACGCTTTGACGAGCAAACACTGCGCCTGCAAACCGCCATGAGCAGCGAGGCAAAAATCCGCAGCAACGCATTAACAGGTGCAGTAGCCTTGTTTAACGCGTCTTATGCCGTGGAACAAAACGAGTGGAGCAGCTACGTCCAGGCGCTGGACATAGCCAAGAATTACCCGGACATACTGGGCGTTGGCTACGCAAAGGCAGTGCCGGCTTCTCAGGTGGCAGCTTTTACTGCCCAGACCAGACAGACCTATCCGGACTACACTATTTTCCCGACAGGCAGCCGACCCTTTTATGTGCCGCTCCTGTATACCGAACCCCTGACGCCAACCAGTCGAAAAGCCGTTGGCCTGGACCTATTCAGCGAGACCGTCCGCCACGAAGTCATAGAAAGAGCACGCGACAGTGGCGTGCCCAGCATATCGGGCAAAATAGTAGCCGAAGGTGTTATTAACAAGGACACCAATGTCGGCTTTGTTATGGCTGCGCCTCAATACCGCAGCCGCCCGCCAACCACGACCACCGAGCAACGCCGCCAAAACTTTGACGGAGTTGTGGTGGCCGGTTTTGATATGAAAGCTTTCATGGAGAAGGCCCTACAAAAAGAATCACCCTCTATAGATGTGCAGGTATACAGTGGCCTAGGCGTCAATGGCGACAGTCAACTGTATGACCGATATCTGGACGTAGAGATGTTCGCCCTGTATCAAAAACCACGTCTGACCAAGAGCACGGTGATCTACGTAGAAAACCACCCGTGGACTATTCGCTACAAGGCTCTGCCGGCGTTTCGACTGGGCGCTACTGAAGAACGAGCACCGATGACTATCTTATTGGGTGGAACTGCGATATATTTCTTCTTACTAATCACGCTATACCCGCAGCTCGCCAAGCACAGCCGTGTCCTTTTAGATAAACGGCTTAAGAAGCGGGACTAG
- a CDS encoding MarR family transcriptional regulator yields the protein MEFRENIVREYGLCSPEWLVLGFVASTTPTGGVKVGDIASELDVQSTYVTGTLRKLESKELIKLQAGPADRRVRMITVTKKGAAVFEALEAEFVKQIDSALGDAGEAVVRNYLDVLQVISAAHHKATL from the coding sequence ATGGAATTTCGCGAAAATATTGTGCGTGAGTATGGGCTCTGCTCACCGGAATGGCTGGTGTTGGGTTTTGTGGCTAGTACAACGCCTACAGGAGGGGTGAAGGTGGGCGATATCGCCAGCGAACTAGACGTCCAATCTACCTATGTGACCGGTACTTTACGAAAACTGGAAAGTAAAGAACTTATAAAACTGCAAGCCGGTCCAGCAGATCGCCGAGTACGCATGATTACGGTGACCAAAAAAGGTGCTGCCGTGTTTGAGGCGCTGGAAGCGGAATTTGTTAAGCAAATCGACAGTGCACTGGGCGATGCTGGTGAAGCGGTAGTTCGTAACTATCTAGACGTCTTGCAGGTCATTTCTGCTGCACACCACAAAGCTACTCTCTAA
- a CDS encoding response regulator transcription factor, producing MKLLIIEDNRLLASSLKSYLGKSFVVHTAHTAADGLHQAETKHFDLIILDLHLPDGNGLKVCSKLRAGGVETPILILTASKETTTKVELLDAGADDFLTKPFQAPELRARLQVLLRRGALQFSTARPVFKDLTLDLTTRSVQREDQNIKLRRKEFDILEYLMRNKGRVITRKMILDHVWESDTPASSNTVDVHMKHLRDKVDRPFKTPLIETVYGFGYIMR from the coding sequence ATGAAATTACTGATTATCGAGGACAACCGACTACTGGCCAGCAGCCTAAAGAGCTACTTGGGCAAATCCTTCGTGGTGCACACTGCGCACACAGCAGCAGATGGCTTGCATCAGGCAGAGACAAAGCACTTTGATCTTATTATCCTGGATCTCCACTTGCCTGATGGCAATGGCCTGAAGGTCTGTAGCAAACTCAGGGCAGGTGGAGTAGAAACTCCTATTCTCATACTGACCGCCTCTAAGGAAACCACGACCAAAGTAGAGCTACTAGACGCGGGGGCCGACGACTTCTTGACCAAACCCTTCCAGGCGCCAGAGCTGCGGGCTCGGCTGCAAGTCCTGCTGCGGCGTGGTGCGTTGCAGTTTTCTACAGCCCGTCCTGTGTTTAAAGATCTAACGCTTGACCTAACCACGCGCTCTGTCCAGCGCGAAGACCAAAACATAAAACTCCGCCGTAAAGAGTTTGATATCTTGGAGTACCTTATGCGTAACAAGGGTCGGGTGATTACCCGAAAGATGATTCTGGACCACGTATGGGAAAGCGACACCCCGGCGTCCAGCAATACAGTAGATGTGCACATGAAGCATCTGCGTGATAAAGTAGATCGTCCCTTTAAAACTCCATTAATCGAAACCGTTTATGGTTTTGGGTATATAATGAGGTGA